Proteins from one Deinococcus sedimenti genomic window:
- a CDS encoding acyl-CoA dehydrogenase family protein: protein MDVPLVLSESQAAVVARAAQAIRAHGPACEAAQDVTPAAARALSESGYTRLTVPAAQGGLGANLTQFALAQLTLGRAGAGLALVLAMHGHVTGAAFQGRTLPGELLAVLAEASGRGELLNALASEPELGSPSRGGLPRTRAEPDGTGFEGGGWRVTGRKTWSTGSRALTWALVTAAAPDGQVGRYLVDLRGPGVQIEPTWVDALALRGSGSHDVVFTGAPARLHAPPAAAHPASSAWFWTAVAGTYLGVGFAALDALRAYAHERVPTALGAPIATVPRVQEQVGRIGAEVLAARALLLSATQGWDAGPGAASAPLIGAAKVVATNAAVTASDLAVRAAGGAALTASLPLERLLRDARAGLTHPPGDEAALTAFGAALLDSPSAEPAPDAALRD, encoded by the coding sequence ATGGATGTCCCTCTGGTGCTCAGTGAGTCGCAGGCGGCGGTGGTCGCGCGGGCCGCGCAGGCGATCCGCGCTCATGGGCCGGCCTGCGAGGCCGCGCAGGACGTCACGCCGGCCGCGGCGCGGGCCCTGTCGGAGAGTGGGTACACGCGCCTGACCGTGCCCGCGGCTCAGGGGGGGCTGGGCGCGAACCTGACGCAGTTCGCGCTGGCGCAGCTGACGCTGGGCCGCGCCGGGGCGGGGCTGGCGCTGGTGCTGGCCATGCACGGGCACGTGACCGGCGCGGCCTTCCAGGGGCGCACGCTGCCCGGGGAGCTGCTGGCGGTCCTGGCGGAGGCGAGCGGCCGGGGTGAGCTGCTCAACGCGCTGGCGAGTGAGCCGGAGCTGGGCAGCCCGTCGCGGGGGGGACTGCCGCGCACGCGGGCCGAGCCGGACGGCACGGGCTTCGAGGGCGGGGGGTGGCGGGTCACGGGCCGCAAGACCTGGAGCACGGGGTCGCGGGCGCTGACGTGGGCGCTGGTGACGGCGGCCGCGCCGGACGGACAGGTGGGGCGGTACCTGGTGGACCTGCGGGGGCCGGGCGTGCAGATCGAGCCGACCTGGGTGGATGCGCTGGCCCTGCGTGGGAGCGGCAGTCACGACGTGGTGTTCACGGGCGCGCCGGCGCGGCTGCATGCGCCGCCGGCCGCGGCGCATCCGGCGAGCAGCGCGTGGTTCTGGACGGCGGTGGCCGGCACGTACCTGGGGGTGGGGTTCGCGGCGCTGGACGCGCTGCGGGCGTACGCTCACGAGCGGGTGCCGACGGCGCTAGGCGCGCCGATCGCCACGGTGCCGCGAGTGCAGGAGCAGGTGGGGCGCATCGGGGCGGAGGTGCTGGCGGCGCGGGCGCTGCTGCTGAGCGCCACGCAGGGCTGGGACGCGGGGCCGGGCGCGGCGTCCGCGCCGCTGATCGGGGCGGCCAAGGTCGTGGCGACGAACGCGGCCGTGACCGCGAGTGATCTCGCGGTGAGGGCGGCAGGGGGCGCGGCCCTGACCGCCAGCCTGCCGCTGGAGCGGCTGCTGCGGGACGCGCGGGCTGGTCTGACGCATCCGCCGGGAGATGAGGCGGCGTTGACCGCGTTCGGGGCGGCGCTGCTAGACTCACCGTCGGCTGAACCGGCTCCCGACGCGGCGTTGCGGGACTGA
- a CDS encoding heavy metal translocating P-type ATPase has product MSKTIELGVQGMTCASCVGRVERGLKKMDGVLDATVNLATERATVTYDPATTTPPDLLARVRDIGYDPVSAELDLSVQGMTCANCVGRVERALNKQDGVLSASVNLATERATVTYLPAQVSPGQLKAAVRAAGYDVREDQPGLSREQQERQAREQEVQALRRQVQFSAVFAVPLLLLAMVPMVVPGLEARLMDAFGHRVMTALNWVMLALALPIQFGPGRRFYRLGRKSLRSGSPDMNALVMIGTTAAFAYSLVATVLPGLFPAGTAHVYYEASGVVITLILLGKYFEAVAKGRSSEAMKSLLSLQAKAARVLRGGQELDLPADEVLVGDLISVRPGEKIPVDGEVTQGASFVDESMITGEPVPVRKQVGAAVVGGTINQNGALTFRATRVGAETALAQIIRLVETAQGSKPPIQGLADRVVAVFVPIVLGVAALTFLLWLVLGGPASLSYALVTTVAVLIIACPCAMGLATPTSVMVGTGKAAELGVLFKSGGALEGLQAVQVVALDKTGTLTKGHPELTDLLTAPGVDRVRTLALVAAAETQSEHPVARAIVDAARRDGIALPEPTSVEAVPGFGLDAQVDGHRVQVGADRFMRQLGVDVTAFEAQAARLGDEGKSPLYAALDGQLAAVIAVADPIKDGSVEAVRALRAMGLTVAMITGDHARTAHAIARQVGIDEVRAEVLPSGKSDAVQALQAGGQKVAFVGDGINDAPALAQADVGVAIGTGTDVAVETADVILMSGDLRGVTNAFALSRATLRNIRLNLFWAFAYNVVLIPVAAGALYPAFGTLLSPVLAAAAMGFSSVFVLTNALRLRGFRPPVPVQPVAAPAAQLA; this is encoded by the coding sequence ATGTCCAAGACCATCGAACTGGGCGTGCAGGGCATGACCTGCGCGAGCTGCGTCGGCCGCGTGGAACGTGGACTGAAGAAGATGGACGGCGTCCTGGACGCCACCGTCAACCTGGCCACCGAGCGGGCCACGGTCACCTACGATCCGGCCACCACCACCCCACCGGACCTGCTGGCCAGGGTGCGGGACATCGGCTACGACCCCGTCAGCGCCGAACTGGACCTGAGCGTGCAGGGCATGACCTGCGCCAACTGCGTCGGCCGGGTCGAGCGCGCCCTGAACAAACAGGATGGCGTGCTGAGCGCCAGCGTGAACCTCGCCACCGAACGGGCCACCGTCACGTACCTGCCCGCGCAGGTCAGCCCCGGTCAGCTCAAGGCCGCCGTGCGGGCCGCCGGATACGACGTGCGGGAAGATCAGCCCGGCCTGTCGCGGGAGCAGCAGGAACGACAGGCGCGCGAACAGGAGGTCCAGGCGCTGCGCCGTCAGGTGCAGTTCAGCGCCGTGTTCGCCGTCCCCCTGCTGCTGCTGGCGATGGTGCCGATGGTCGTGCCCGGTCTGGAGGCACGACTGATGGACGCGTTCGGCCACCGCGTCATGACCGCGCTGAACTGGGTGATGCTGGCCCTGGCGCTGCCCATCCAGTTCGGCCCTGGGCGCCGGTTCTACCGCCTGGGCCGGAAGAGCCTGCGCAGCGGCTCGCCGGACATGAACGCCCTGGTCATGATCGGCACCACCGCCGCGTTCGCGTACTCGCTGGTGGCCACGGTCCTGCCGGGCCTCTTCCCAGCGGGCACGGCGCACGTGTACTACGAGGCGTCGGGCGTGGTCATCACCCTGATCCTCCTCGGCAAATACTTTGAGGCGGTCGCCAAGGGCCGCAGCAGCGAGGCCATGAAGTCGCTGCTCAGCCTGCAGGCCAAGGCGGCGCGGGTGCTGCGCGGCGGGCAGGAACTGGACCTGCCTGCCGACGAGGTGCTGGTCGGCGACCTGATCAGCGTGCGCCCCGGCGAGAAGATCCCGGTGGACGGCGAGGTCACGCAGGGCGCGAGTTTCGTGGACGAGAGCATGATCACGGGCGAACCGGTCCCCGTGCGCAAGCAGGTCGGGGCGGCCGTGGTGGGCGGCACCATCAACCAGAACGGCGCCCTGACCTTCCGCGCGACCCGGGTGGGCGCCGAGACAGCCCTGGCGCAGATCATCCGGCTTGTCGAGACCGCGCAGGGCAGCAAGCCGCCCATTCAGGGCCTAGCCGACCGCGTCGTGGCGGTGTTCGTGCCCATCGTGCTGGGCGTGGCGGCGCTGACGTTCCTGCTGTGGCTGGTCCTGGGTGGCCCGGCGTCCCTGTCGTACGCGCTGGTGACGACCGTGGCGGTCCTGATCATCGCCTGCCCCTGCGCGATGGGGCTGGCCACGCCCACCAGCGTGATGGTCGGCACCGGCAAGGCCGCCGAACTGGGCGTGCTGTTCAAGAGCGGCGGCGCCCTGGAAGGTCTGCAGGCCGTGCAGGTCGTCGCGCTGGACAAGACCGGCACGCTGACCAAGGGGCACCCGGAGCTCACGGACCTGCTGACCGCGCCGGGCGTGGACCGCGTGCGGACGCTGGCCCTGGTGGCCGCGGCAGAAACGCAGAGTGAGCATCCGGTCGCGCGCGCCATCGTGGACGCCGCGAGGCGGGACGGTATCGCCCTGCCGGAACCCACCTCGGTCGAGGCGGTGCCCGGATTCGGTCTCGACGCGCAGGTGGACGGGCACCGGGTGCAGGTGGGCGCCGACCGCTTCATGCGGCAGCTCGGGGTGGACGTGACGGCCTTCGAGGCGCAGGCCGCGCGGCTGGGCGACGAGGGCAAGAGCCCGCTGTACGCCGCGCTGGACGGGCAGCTGGCCGCGGTGATCGCAGTGGCGGACCCCATCAAGGACGGCAGTGTGGAGGCCGTGCGGGCGCTGCGGGCCATGGGGCTCACGGTGGCGATGATCACCGGCGATCACGCGCGGACCGCGCACGCCATCGCGCGGCAGGTCGGTATCGACGAGGTGCGGGCCGAGGTGCTGCCCAGCGGCAAGAGTGACGCCGTGCAGGCGCTGCAGGCCGGCGGGCAGAAGGTCGCGTTCGTCGGTGACGGGATCAACGACGCGCCCGCGCTGGCACAGGCGGACGTGGGTGTGGCGATCGGCACCGGGACGGACGTGGCGGTCGAGACGGCGGACGTGATCCTGATGAGCGGCGACCTGCGCGGCGTCACGAACGCGTTCGCCCTGAGCCGCGCGACGCTGCGCAACATCCGCCTGAACCTGTTCTGGGCGTTCGCGTACAACGTGGTGCTGATCCCGGTGGCGGCCGGCGCGCTGTACCCCGCGTTCGGCACGCTGCTCAGCCCGGTCCTGGCGGCCGCCGCCATGGGCTTTTCCAGCGTGTTCGTGCTGACCAACGCCCTGCGCCTGCGAGGCTTCCGGCCCCCGGTGCCGGTGCAGCCGGTCGCCGCGCCCGCCGCGCAACTGGCCTGA
- a CDS encoding DeoR/GlpR family DNA-binding transcription regulator: MNAPLAEDRLQRILDLLSRNGRMRTTALTEALGVSGATTRRDLDLLASRGLIRKLHGGAALASQDQQYTDRQQLHQDAKTRLAQTALSLIQPGQTLYLDAGTTAQAVAHALKRTPHLTRTLRVVTHGIDVAYELNGECPLYVVGGELYGSTYSLTGPDALDTIRRYRYDLFLVGCTSIDPTRGLTNSNLIEAQQKAAIMTQATRTVLIADHSKWGPTGFATFATLSQIHAWVTDHAGPVARCAFEEAGVTVHDSA; the protein is encoded by the coding sequence ATGAACGCTCCCCTCGCGGAGGACCGCCTCCAGCGCATCCTCGACCTGCTCTCCCGGAACGGCCGCATGCGCACCACCGCCCTGACCGAAGCGCTCGGCGTCAGCGGCGCCACCACCCGCCGCGACCTCGACCTGCTCGCCAGCCGCGGCCTGATCCGCAAACTCCACGGCGGCGCGGCCCTCGCCAGCCAGGACCAGCAGTACACCGACCGGCAGCAGCTCCACCAGGACGCCAAAACCCGCCTCGCTCAGACCGCCCTGAGCCTCATCCAGCCCGGCCAGACCCTCTACCTCGACGCGGGCACCACCGCCCAGGCCGTCGCCCACGCCCTGAAACGCACCCCCCACCTGACCCGCACCCTGCGCGTCGTCACCCACGGCATCGACGTCGCCTACGAACTCAACGGCGAATGCCCCCTCTACGTCGTCGGCGGCGAACTCTACGGCAGCACCTACAGCCTCACCGGACCCGACGCCCTGGACACCATCCGCCGCTACCGCTACGACCTCTTCCTCGTCGGCTGCACCAGCATCGACCCCACCCGCGGCCTGACCAACAGCAACCTCATCGAGGCGCAGCAGAAAGCCGCCATCATGACCCAGGCCACGCGCACCGTCCTCATCGCCGATCACAGCAAATGGGGCCCCACGGGCTTCGCTACCTTCGCCACCCTGAGCCAGATCCATGCCTGGGTCACCGACCACGCTGGACCCGTCGCCCGCTGCGCCTTCGAGGAAGCCGGCGTCACAGTCCACGACAGCGCCTGA
- the ptsP gene encoding phosphoenolpyruvate--protein phosphotransferase yields MINLPRSLIRLGAQATSKQAAIEQVAALLAQAGRVDPAYLGGMLAREGQANTYLGSGIAIPHGTPDTRHLIRQTGIAVLQLPQGVAWGEGGETVRLVVGIAAASDEHLDILRRLTRVLADDALVEQLSTTADPALVQRALTGDAPPEEAAPVSGPDLPFSAQVTLPNPLGMHARPGTMLANLVRRLGGRVCVEHAGQSADALRLMELLSLGVKRGSVLTVRADSEAALGAVTDAIRAGLGDDLSLAAPAAPVRREADWRPTQVGATIEGVPASDGLVIGETRVYRPAELHVTDQPGEAAAQAQALDDALNAAAAELDGLIEQQTQAGHADRAAIFRAHRELLTDEGTVQDAVNLVLDGHGAAWAYRKASGERIAQLQKLDDPTLAARATDLGDVQRRVLRRLLGLGEDHLEGAAPAILLAPDLTPSDTARFSEGSLLGFVTAQGGPTSHTAIIARGLGLPAVVAAGTGLLDVPDGTPAILDGQAGALYLNPSAADVQAARARQGQLQAEENRARAERHRPGATRDGARVEIAANINRAAAAPGALDAGAEGVGLMRTEFLFLERDSVPTEDEQEREYRAMAEALGERTLIIRTLDIGGDKDVPYLGLEREDNSFLGLRGIRLCFERPDLFLPQLRAIVRVARDHPNVHVMFPMISTLEDFRRARALLDDVRAELDAPRIPLGVMIEVPSAALLAGQLAPEVDFFSVGTNDLTQYTLAMDRLHPQLARQTDAMHPAVLQLVALTVQAADAHGKWVGVCGGAAGDEVGALILTGLGVKELSVSAPQIPAVKAALRQHDLATLRDLAARALTQPDAASVRALTRTLSPNPQDPEVRA; encoded by the coding sequence ATGATCAACCTCCCCCGCTCACTGATCCGCCTCGGCGCGCAGGCCACCAGCAAACAGGCCGCCATCGAACAGGTCGCCGCCCTGCTGGCCCAGGCGGGCCGCGTCGACCCCGCCTACCTGGGCGGCATGCTCGCCCGTGAAGGTCAGGCGAACACCTACCTGGGCAGCGGCATCGCCATCCCGCACGGCACGCCCGACACCCGCCACCTCATCCGCCAGACCGGCATCGCCGTGCTGCAACTCCCGCAGGGCGTCGCCTGGGGCGAAGGCGGCGAGACCGTCCGCCTCGTGGTGGGGATCGCGGCGGCCAGCGACGAGCACCTCGACATCCTGCGCCGCCTGACCCGCGTGCTCGCCGACGACGCGCTGGTCGAGCAGCTCTCGACGACCGCCGACCCGGCCCTGGTGCAGCGCGCCCTGACCGGCGACGCCCCCCCCGAGGAAGCCGCGCCCGTCAGCGGCCCGGACCTGCCCTTCAGCGCGCAGGTCACGCTGCCCAACCCGCTGGGCATGCACGCCCGGCCCGGCACGATGCTCGCCAATCTGGTGCGCCGCCTGGGTGGGCGCGTGTGCGTCGAGCATGCCGGGCAGAGTGCGGACGCGCTGCGCCTGATGGAACTGCTCAGCCTGGGCGTCAAGCGCGGCAGCGTCCTGACGGTGCGGGCCGACAGCGAGGCCGCGCTGGGCGCCGTGACCGACGCGATCCGCGCCGGGCTGGGCGACGACCTGAGCCTGGCCGCCCCGGCCGCGCCCGTGCGGCGCGAGGCCGACTGGCGCCCCACGCAGGTCGGCGCGACCATCGAGGGCGTTCCCGCCAGCGACGGCCTGGTGATCGGCGAGACCCGCGTGTACCGCCCGGCCGAACTGCACGTCACCGACCAGCCCGGCGAGGCCGCCGCGCAGGCGCAGGCGCTGGACGACGCGCTGAACGCCGCCGCCGCCGAACTGGACGGCCTGATCGAGCAGCAGACCCAGGCGGGGCACGCCGACCGCGCCGCGATCTTCCGCGCGCACCGTGAACTCCTGACCGACGAGGGCACCGTTCAGGACGCCGTGAATCTCGTGCTGGACGGGCACGGCGCCGCCTGGGCGTACAGAAAGGCCAGCGGGGAGCGCATCGCGCAGCTGCAGAAACTCGACGATCCGACCCTCGCCGCGCGGGCCACTGACCTGGGCGACGTGCAGCGCCGCGTGCTGCGCCGCCTGCTGGGCCTGGGCGAGGACCACCTGGAGGGCGCCGCGCCCGCGATCCTGCTCGCGCCGGACCTGACGCCCAGCGACACCGCGCGGTTCAGCGAGGGGAGCCTGCTGGGCTTCGTGACCGCGCAGGGCGGCCCGACCAGCCACACCGCGATCATCGCGCGCGGGCTGGGCCTGCCCGCCGTGGTGGCCGCCGGGACCGGCCTGCTGGACGTGCCGGACGGCACCCCCGCCATTCTGGACGGTCAGGCGGGTGCTTTGTACCTGAATCCCTCGGCGGCGGACGTGCAGGCCGCCCGCGCCCGGCAGGGTCAACTGCAGGCCGAGGAGAACCGCGCCCGCGCCGAGCGCCACCGTCCCGGCGCGACCCGCGACGGCGCCCGCGTGGAGATCGCCGCGAACATCAACCGCGCCGCCGCCGCGCCCGGCGCGCTGGACGCCGGGGCCGAGGGCGTCGGCCTGATGCGCACCGAGTTCCTGTTCCTCGAGCGCGACAGTGTCCCGACCGAGGATGAGCAGGAACGCGAGTACCGCGCCATGGCCGAGGCCCTGGGTGAGCGCACCCTGATCATCCGCACGCTGGACATCGGCGGGGACAAGGACGTGCCGTACCTGGGCCTGGAACGCGAGGACAACTCCTTCCTGGGTCTGCGCGGCATCCGGTTGTGCTTCGAGCGCCCGGACCTGTTCCTGCCGCAACTGCGCGCCATCGTGCGCGTCGCCAGGGATCACCCGAACGTGCACGTCATGTTCCCGATGATCAGCACCCTGGAAGACTTCCGCCGCGCCCGCGCGCTGCTCGACGACGTCCGTGCCGAGCTGGACGCGCCGCGCATTCCGCTGGGCGTGATGATCGAGGTGCCCTCGGCGGCGCTGCTGGCCGGGCAGCTGGCCCCCGAGGTGGACTTCTTCAGCGTCGGCACGAACGACCTCACGCAGTACACCCTCGCGATGGACCGCCTGCACCCGCAGCTGGCCCGCCAGACCGACGCGATGCACCCGGCCGTGCTGCAACTCGTGGCGCTGACCGTGCAGGCCGCCGACGCGCACGGCAAGTGGGTGGGCGTGTGCGGCGGCGCCGCCGGGGACGAGGTGGGCGCGCTGATCCTGACCGGGCTGGGCGTGAAGGAACTGTCGGTCAGCGCCCCGCAGATCCCGGCCGTGAAGGCCGCGCTGCGGCAGCATGACCTCGCCACGCTGCGCGACCTGGCCGCCCGCGCGCTGACGCAGCCCGACGCGGCGAGCGTGCGCGCCCTGACCCGCACCCTGAGTCCGAACCCGCAGGATCCCGAGGTCCGCGCGTGA
- the pfkB gene encoding 1-phosphofructokinase — protein sequence MSVTPRVLTVTLNPALDLTVQAAGWQRGEVNAAQGAQQDAGGKGVNVASILADWGAPVAATGLLGRDNAAPFETLFRDKGVSDEFVRVPGATRVGLKIVDPTRGDTTDLNLPGLTVSARALAHLQATLRSQPAGVEVVALCGSLPPGVHASFYAEEVARLREQGRFAVLDTSGEALRAALTADTLPQLIKPNIHELEAALGHPLPTDADVLAAARELIRRGAELVAVSQGERGALLVTAREAVFARPPRVTVQSTVGAGDAMVAGLISAHLDGLNLESAARRATSFSAGSITRLGAHLPPRAELDALAAQVQIEPAGSLTA from the coding sequence GTGAGCGTCACCCCGCGCGTCCTGACCGTCACGCTGAACCCCGCGCTGGACCTGACCGTGCAGGCGGCGGGCTGGCAGCGGGGCGAGGTGAACGCCGCGCAGGGCGCGCAGCAGGACGCGGGCGGCAAGGGCGTGAACGTGGCGTCCATCCTGGCCGACTGGGGCGCCCCGGTGGCCGCGACCGGCCTGCTGGGCCGCGACAACGCCGCCCCCTTCGAGACGCTGTTCCGCGACAAGGGCGTCAGCGACGAGTTCGTGCGCGTGCCCGGCGCGACCCGCGTGGGCCTGAAGATCGTGGACCCCACGCGTGGCGACACCACCGACCTGAACCTGCCGGGCCTGACCGTCAGCGCCCGCGCGCTGGCGCACCTGCAGGCGACACTGCGCTCGCAGCCCGCCGGGGTGGAGGTCGTGGCGCTGTGCGGGAGCCTCCCGCCGGGCGTCCACGCGAGCTTCTACGCCGAGGAGGTCGCCCGCCTGCGCGAGCAGGGGCGCTTCGCAGTGCTGGACACCAGCGGCGAGGCCCTGCGCGCCGCGCTGACGGCCGACACGCTGCCGCAGCTGATCAAACCGAACATCCACGAGCTGGAGGCCGCACTCGGTCACCCGCTGCCTACCGACGCCGACGTTCTGGCTGCCGCGCGTGAACTGATCCGCCGCGGGGCCGAACTGGTCGCCGTGTCGCAGGGCGAACGCGGCGCGCTGCTGGTCACGGCCCGGGAGGCCGTGTTCGCCCGCCCCCCGCGCGTGACCGTGCAGAGCACTGTCGGCGCGGGGGACGCCATGGTCGCCGGTCTGATCAGCGCCCACCTGGACGGCCTGAACCTGGAGAGCGCCGCGCGGCGCGCCACGTCGTTCAGTGCGGGCAGCATCACTCGCCTGGGCGCGCACCTGCCCCCCCGGGCGGAACTGGACGCCCTGGCCGCGCAGGTGCAGATCGAACCTGCCGGGTCCCTGACCGCCTGA
- a CDS encoding PTS fructose-like transporter subunit IIB, with translation MAQIVAVTACPTGIAHTFMAAESLRRAATQAGHTLHVETQGSVGTQDTLTAAQIAQADLVILATDVAVDESRFAGKTIVHAGTQDAMRDPGALLARAGSAGAPAAAAQAGPLHVVGITACPTGIAHTFMAAEGLEGGARKLGYTAKIETQGSVGAGNTLTPDDIARADLVVIAADTNVDLSRFTGKRVYVTGTKPAIKDGAAVITAAQAQATVHGASAAGGADASSPDYVAQAAAAKAAKNAGTPAFYKHLMTGVSHMLPFVVAGGLLIALAFAIGSFQFGDQGIFIYEDKYAGTLGNTLFKIGANGAFGLFVPVLAGYIAFSIADRPGLAPGMIGGFLAGLTGSGFLGGIIAGFLAGYLVLWLTRSIKLPRTLEGLKPTLILPLLGTLGVGLLMMFVIGKPVAAALTGLTAWLQGLGNTSAALLGALLGGMMAFDMGGPINKAAYTFSTGLLGAKVYGPIAATMAAGMTPPLALFLATLVFKNRFTKDEVEAGKAAGVLGISFITEGAIPFAARDPLRVIPSLIAGSAVAGAISMAAGCLLRAPHGGIFVLFIPNAVTNLPMYVAAIVAGTVVSTLLLGVLKQPLGEDGLPLSAARTPVAAD, from the coding sequence ATGGCTCAGATTGTCGCTGTCACGGCCTGCCCCACCGGCATCGCCCACACCTTCATGGCCGCCGAGTCGCTGCGGCGCGCCGCCACCCAGGCCGGGCACACCCTGCACGTCGAGACGCAGGGCAGCGTCGGCACGCAGGACACCCTGACGGCCGCGCAGATCGCGCAGGCGGACCTCGTGATCCTCGCCACCGACGTCGCCGTGGACGAATCCCGCTTCGCCGGGAAGACCATCGTGCACGCCGGAACGCAGGACGCCATGCGTGATCCGGGGGCGCTGCTGGCCCGCGCCGGAAGCGCCGGGGCGCCCGCCGCCGCGGCGCAGGCCGGGCCGCTGCACGTCGTGGGCATCACCGCCTGCCCCACCGGCATCGCGCATACCTTCATGGCCGCCGAGGGCCTGGAGGGCGGCGCGAGGAAACTCGGGTACACCGCGAAGATCGAGACGCAGGGCAGCGTCGGCGCCGGGAACACCCTGACGCCCGACGACATCGCCCGCGCGGATCTGGTCGTCATCGCGGCGGACACCAACGTGGACCTGTCCCGCTTCACCGGCAAGCGCGTCTACGTGACCGGCACGAAGCCCGCCATCAAGGACGGCGCGGCCGTCATCACGGCGGCTCAGGCGCAGGCGACCGTGCACGGCGCGTCGGCGGCGGGCGGCGCGGACGCCAGCAGTCCCGACTACGTCGCGCAGGCCGCCGCCGCGAAAGCCGCGAAGAACGCGGGCACCCCCGCCTTCTACAAGCACCTGATGACCGGCGTGTCGCACATGCTGCCCTTCGTGGTCGCCGGCGGCCTGCTGATCGCGCTGGCCTTCGCCATCGGGTCGTTCCAGTTCGGGGATCAGGGCATCTTCATCTACGAGGACAAGTACGCCGGGACGCTCGGCAACACCCTCTTCAAGATCGGCGCGAACGGCGCGTTCGGCCTGTTCGTCCCAGTGCTCGCCGGGTACATCGCGTTCTCCATCGCCGACCGGCCCGGCCTCGCGCCCGGCATGATCGGCGGCTTCCTGGCGGGCCTGACCGGCAGCGGCTTCCTGGGCGGCATCATCGCGGGCTTCCTGGCCGGGTACCTCGTGCTGTGGCTGACCCGCAGCATCAAACTGCCCCGCACCCTTGAAGGCCTGAAACCCACCCTGATCCTGCCGCTGCTGGGCACGCTGGGCGTGGGCCTGCTGATGATGTTCGTGATCGGCAAGCCCGTCGCGGCGGCCCTGACCGGCCTGACCGCGTGGCTGCAGGGCCTGGGCAACACCAGCGCCGCGCTGCTCGGCGCGCTGCTGGGCGGCATGATGGCCTTCGACATGGGCGGCCCGATCAACAAGGCCGCGTACACCTTCAGCACCGGCCTGCTGGGCGCCAAGGTCTACGGCCCGATCGCCGCGACCATGGCCGCCGGGATGACCCCGCCCCTGGCACTGTTCCTCGCCACGCTGGTGTTCAAAAACCGCTTCACGAAGGACGAGGTCGAGGCCGGGAAGGCGGCGGGCGTGCTGGGCATCTCGTTCATCACCGAGGGCGCCATTCCCTTCGCGGCGCGTGATCCGCTGCGCGTCATTCCCAGCCTGATCGCGGGCAGTGCGGTCGCCGGGGCGATCAGCATGGCCGCCGGGTGCCTGCTGCGCGCCCCGCACGGCGGGATCTTCGTGCTGTTCATCCCGAACGCCGTCACGAACCTCCCCATGTACGTCGCGGCGATCGTGGCCGGCACCGTGGTCAGCACCCTGCTGCTCGGCGTCCTGAAACAACCCCTCGGCGAGGACGGCCTCCCGCTCAGCGCCGCCCGCACGCCCGTCGCAGCGGACTGA